A genomic segment from Gracilinanus agilis isolate LMUSP501 chromosome 1, AgileGrace, whole genome shotgun sequence encodes:
- the HSPB3 gene encoding heat shock protein beta-3 → MERIIIRHPIETPVRYQEEFEARGLEDCRLDHSLYALPGPATVDRRKARSAQDPPLTTEAEEKQAATDSKPPFQILLDVVQFLPEDVIIQIFEGWLLIKAQHGTRMDEHGFVSRSFTRQYKLPDGVETKDLSALFCHDGILVVEAKDRGSVN, encoded by the coding sequence ATGGAAAGAATCATTATAAGGCACCCGATAGAAACTCCGGTCCGCTACCAGGAGGAATTTGAAGCCCGAGGCCTCGAAGACTGCAGGCTGGATCACTCTCTGTATGCGCTGCCAGGGCCAGCCACAGTGGACCGGAGGAAGGCCAGGTCAGCCCAGGATCCACCGCTGACCACCGAAGCCGAGGAGAAGCAAGCGGCGACAGACAGTAAGCCTCCTTTTCAGATCCTGCTGGATGTGGTGCAGTTTCTCCCTGAAGATGTTATCATCCAGATTTTTGAAGGCTGGCTCCTGATCAAGGCTCAACATGGCACCAGGATGGACGAGCATGGGTTTGTCTCAAGAAGCTTTACCCGGCAATATAAGCTCCCGGATGGCGTTGAAACCAAAGACCTGTCTGCTCTCTTCTGCCATGACGGCATTTTGGTGGTGGAAGCGAAAGATCGTGGAAGTGTTAACTGA